From the Salmo trutta chromosome 2, fSalTru1.1, whole genome shotgun sequence genome, one window contains:
- the med1 gene encoding mediator of RNA polymerase II transcription subunit 1 isoform X2 — protein sequence MAAVSMQGCSPNPARELTLSTQSGGNQALADRVKAEEGTAEKQSRVNALLERLHAKHNASRPWQETSKVVRQAMEKRGQMNAAGHQLLLTCLETLQKALKVSSLPSMTDRLESIARQNMLGSHLSPSGTECYITSDMFYVEVQLDTAGQLVDVKVAHHGENPASCPELIQHLRDKNFEEFSKHLKGLVNLYKLPGDNKLKTKMYLALQSLELDLTKMMHMFRLATNANTVETILHGSVGLLTARSGGHLVSLQCYVSPYDVFEERTGSQLNFTDTNVPRSLGVSVSVTVEGTSSIYKLPIAPLITGSHPVDNKGTPSFSSVTNSNCVDLPASFFLKMNLPMPFSLSFIQRMGNATGIPVFETPPTLSPLYELIVQSQLQEEVGNPLTTPTHAMRFYASLPDQHHCYFLNGDAPVQDGHSLQGTLVSKIPFRHPAQVPALLDVIRHQAAANTLIGSCVKRTFIKDDTPGLLQFEVCPLTDSSFSVSFQHPVNESLVCVVMEVIDSRQVSCKLYKGLSDALICTDDFITKVVQRCMSIPVTMRAIRRKAETIQADTPALSLIAETVEIMVKKNLPPAGSPGYGMGTGVDPTNPMGLPGVGGGNTPTNSGGGNFAGPITSLFGINRSQSQGGECTPQGGAAGQQQQQQGGQSGDDFSKVTQNPILTSLLQITGAVGTSPTPQNSSSGSQPHQTPPPTSSPATNTKNHPMLMNLLKDNPAQDFAALYGSSPLERQNSSSGSPRTDGMGGTCPGSGTKGKKKRPRGMEKGGVPGAGGGGMGGMNKQQSGSMQPHHHQHQPTEDDFHRELFSMDVDASQNPIFDVNLPGDGLDTPHSITPAPSQCGTPPSGAGVSYHSQSHVQSQQQQQPPPGSSLPRMVRLSSSDSIGADINEILSDLPEQTGKGGSGSHGQHHLGSGEDGGPLGTPHRDSSSSGQGSAVFEADIFNTNSNENPFTNAADLIAEATATTPTSDSSSTNFFPDTVDFNPELLTSSHGFPQAYFDDSSPSADGDLDLVKGFGGSSQQNTPSGTPQNPTPHGQSTPDPSLKDPFDMSGMVFGGSSGGGKPLLGQALDLGDSHSSHMGGGQSPLMMAMGGGSSDFKSGEAKAKQQQQQGLMRMKDDNGGGSGRSSGMGMTGSSSTEGKQVKRSRTPSSEGKSKDKPPKRKKLDPDGKSPSHSTGGRPYTPPSGGSGSGGSIGGGSKSPGSSGRSQTPPGGATPPIPKITIQIPKGTLSGGKTSSHGGYTSSSSAGGGTGGAGSTSGSKSHHSHSSSSSGKIKSKEGTLGQGISSKPGSVGGGVGGGPPQMKSSSQGMGVGKPGSSPITKHGLSGSGSSGGGVGSGNKMKPQGGKPPGSLMNPNIKPNISPSHSRPSGSDKLSSTMKMQQSQVPGTPPSSKAKSPMGSGGGGLVGSKSSSGGGMGSQKQLGGGGSSSGSSSSTSSSSSSSSGSMPFSGGSQSQYGSSGGGGGGCGGGQGNNANNPNAKGKSPSRNKKPSLTAVIDKLKSVGGGGGPEDEGEPPVGGSGGTGGGGPGGGPPNLGPSSKHGMSSQGGEYPIKREKSEKEGKSKVSVSVGASGDKKLIDPKTGGVSSTGVAKIIISKPDGGSPSIKAKVTLQKPGEGSGESMRPQLSGLKASPLFSGSTPKHDRSSPSHSRSPGYTPLNHDSESESGSSSVAEKSHQNSPSSDDDQAMRPVPPQDYMSSMPLSSGEKHKKHKKEKKKQKERERERDKDREREKKKSSMSTGNVLHGPMKADSWSRSPILASDTSLSMMGSDRPSRPSPVYMRNEDDDLMDSALTGNL from the exons AGCTGTCCGGAGCTGATTCAACACCTGAG GGATAAGAACTTTGAAGAGTTCTCCAAACATCTTAAGGGCCTAGTCAACCTGTACAAGCTTCCTGGAGACAA TAAGCTGAAAACAAAGATGTACCTTGCACTTCAATCCCTCGAGCTGGATCTTACGAAGATGATGCACATGTTCAG gttaGCCACCAACGCTAACACTGTGGAGACCATCCTTCATGGGAGCGTGGGCCTGCTGACAGCCAGGAGCGGGGGCCATCTTGTCTCCCTCCAGTGCTACGTGTCCCCGTACGATGTGTTTGAGGAAAGGACAGGCTCGCAGCTCAACTTCACCGACACAAATG TCCCTCGCTCTCTgggtgtgagtgtatctgtgacGGTGGAGGGGACCTCGTCAATCTACAAGCTACCCATCGCCCCCCTCATCACGGGATCTCACCCAGTGGACAACAAGGG AACCCCTTCCTTCTCGTCTGTGACCAACTCCAACTGTGTGGACCTTCCTGCCTCTTTCTTCCTCAAGATGAACCTGCCCatgcccttctccctctccttcatccAGAGGATGGGcaatgctacag GGATTCCTGTGTTTGAGACACCCCCCACCCTGTCGCCCCTCTACGAGCTCATCGTCCAGAGTCAACTCCAGGAGGAGGTGGGGAACCCCTTGACCACCCCCACACACGCCATGCGCTTCTACGCT TCGTTGCCCGACCAGCATCACTGCTACTTCCTGAATGGCGACGCCCCGGTGCAGGACGGGCACTCGCTGCAGGGGACGCTGGTGTCCAAGATCCCCTTCCGCCACCCAGCCCAGGTGCCCGCCCTACTGGATGTTATCAGGCACCAGGCGGCCGCCAACACGCTGATTGGCAGCTGCGTCAAGCGCACCTTCATCAAGGATG acACTCCAGGGCTGCTACAGTTTGAGGTGTGTCCTCTGACCGACTCCAGCTTCAGCGTCTCCTTCCAGCACCCTGTTAACGAGTCCCTAGTCTGTG TGGTTATGGAGGTGATTGACTCCAGGCAGGTGTCCTGTAAGCTGTACAAAGGCCTATCCGATGCCTTGATCTGCACTGACGATTTTATCACCAAAGTGGTCCAGAG GTGCATGTCCATCCCTGTCACCATGCGGGCCATCCGACGGAAAGCGGAGACCATCCAGGCAGACACGCCAGCCCTCTCCCTGATTGCCGAGACGGTGGAGATCATGGTGAAAAAGAACTTACCCCCTGCTGGAAGCCCCGGGTACGGCATGGGCACAGGGGTTGACCCCACCAACCCCATGGGGCTCCCGGGTGTCGGTGGAGGCAACACTCCCACGAACAGCGGGGGAGGTAACTTTGCCGGCCCAATCACATCTCTGTTCGGGATAAATCGCAGCCAAAGCCAGGGGGGAGAGTGTACACCCCAGGGTGGGGCAGCTggacagcaacagcagcagcagggggGTCAATCAGGGGACGACTTCAGCAAAGTGACCCAGAATCCAATTCTGACCAGCTTGCTGCAGATCACGGGCGCTGTGGGCACTAGCCCCACTCCCCAGAACAGCTCTTCCGGATCGCAACCCCACCAGACTCCgccccccacctcctcccctgCCACCAACACCAAGAACCACCCCATGTTAATGAACCTGCTGAAAGACAACCCCGCCCAGGACTTTGCTGCCCTCTATGGCTCGAGTCCCCTAGAGAGGCAGAACTCTTCCTCTGGGTCGCCACGTACTGATGGCATGGGTGGCACCTGCCCCGGAAGTGGCACCAAGGGCAAGAAGAAGCGTCCCAGAGGGATGGAGAAGGGTGGGGTGCCTGGGgcaggaggaggggggatgggAGGGATGAACAAGCAGCAGTCGGGGTCTATGCAGCctcaccaccaccagcaccagcCCACCGAGGACGACTTCCACCGCGAGCTCTTCTCCATGGACGTGGACGCCTCCCAGAATCCCATCTTCGACGTCAACCTGCCTGGCGATGGCTTGGACACGCCCCACAGCATCACCCCGGCGCCCAGTCAGTGCGGGACCCCGCCTTCTGGCGCCGGAGTGTCCTACCACTCGCAGTCACACGTCCAGTCCCAGCAACAACAGCAACCGCCTCCGGGATCATCCTTGCCTCGCATGGTACGCCTATCGAGCTCCGACAGCATCGGCGCAGACATAAACGAGATCTTGTCGGACTTACCCGAGCAGACGGGTAAAGGCGGCAGCGGTTCGCACGGGCAGCACCACCTGGGCAGCGGGGAGGACGGGGGCCCCCTGGGCACCCCGCACCGGGACTCGTCCAGCTCGGGACAGGGCAGCGCCGTGTTCGAGGCGGACATCTTCAACACCAACAGCAACGAGAACCCTTTCACGAACGCCGCCGACCTGATCGCTGAGGCGACCGCCACCACCCCTACTAGCGACTCCTCGTCCACCAACTTCTTCCCCGACACGGTGGACTTCAACCCCGAGCTGCTGACCTCCAGCCACGGCTTCCCCCAGGCCTACTTCGACGACAGCTCACCCAGCGCCGATGGAGACCTGGACCTGGTCAAAGGCTTCGGTGGGAGCAGCCAGCAGAACACGCCATCCGGCACCCCCCAGAACCCCACCCCGCACGGCCAGAGCACACCCGACCCCTCCCTCAAGGACCCCTTCGACATGTCAGGCATGGTGTTCGGGGGCAGCAGCGGAGGGGGCAAGCCACTGCTGGGTCAGGCCCTGGATCTAGGTGACTCGCACTCGTCCCACATGGGGGGAGGCCAGAGCCCTCTCATGATGGCCATGGGAGGGGGGAGCAGTGACTTCAAGAGCGGCGAGGCCAAAGccaaacagcagcagcagcagggacTTATGAGGATGAAGGATGACAATGGGGGCGGGAGTGGGCGCAGCTCAGGGATGGGGATGACCGGCAGCAGCTCCACTGAGGGGAAGCAGGTGAAGCGAAGCCGCACCCCTTCCAGCGAGGGCAAGTCCAAAGACAAGCCCCCCAAACGCAAAAAGCTTGATCCTGATGGGAAGTCCCCATCTCACAGCACAGGGGGGCGACCCTACACCCCACCCAGCGGAGGCTCAGGATCTGGAGGCAGCATTGGCGGAGGATCCAAGTCTCCCGGTAGCTCCGGGCGGTCGCAAACCCCACCAGGAGGTGCCACACCACCTATCCCTAAGATCACCATTCAGATTCCCAAAGGAACACTGTCTGGTGGGAAAACCTCGTCCCATGGCGGGTACACCTCAAGCAGTTCGGCGGGTGGTGGCACGGGGGGTGCAGGCAGCACTAGCGGAAGCAAGAGCCATCATTCCCACTCCTCGTCTTCCTCAGGCAAGATCAAGAGTAAGGAGGGCACCCTGGGCCAAGGCATCAGCTCCAAGCCTGGAAGCGTGGGAGGGGGTGTTGGAGGTGGACCCCCCCAGATGAAGAGCTCTTCTCAGGGAATGGGCGTGGGGAAGCCAGGCTCTTCTCCCATCACCAAACATGGACTCTCCGGGTCGGGAAGCAGTGGTGGCGGGGTTGGAAGTGGGAACAAGATGAAGCCGCAGGGGGGCAAGCCTCCCGGGTCCCTCATGAACCCCAACATCAAGCCCAACATTTCCCCCTCGCACTCTCGCCCCAGTGGCTCTGACAAGCTCTCTTCCACCATGAAGATGCAGCAGTCGCAAGTCCCAGGAACTCCGCCGTCCTCCAAGGCCAAGTCCCCCATGGGCTCAGGGGGCGGCGGCTTGGTAGGTTCTAAGTCGTCCTCCGGTGGGGGGATGGGATCTCAGAAGCAGCTGGGCGGTGGTGGTTCCTCTTCCGGCTCCTcgtcttccacctcctcctccagctcctcttcCTCTGGCTCAATGCCCTTTTCCGGAGGCTCCCAGTCTCAGTATGGCTctagtggaggtggagggggtggtTGTGGTGGGGGACAAGGGAACAACGCAAACAACCCCAACGCCAAAGGAAAGTCCCCCAGCCGCAACAAGAAGCCCTCGCTGACCGCCGTCATAGACAAGCTGAAGAGCGTCGGCGGGGGAGGGGGTCCTGAAGACGAGGGTGAACCGCCTGTTGGTGGCAGCGGTGGGACCGGTGGAGGCGGACCAGGGGGCGGGCCACCAAACCTCGGCCCCTCCTCCAAGCACGGAATGTCCTCTCAAGGCGGGGAGTACCCGATCAAACGAGAAAAGTCTGAGAAAGAGGGCAAGTCCAAAGTGTCTGTGTCGGTGGGAGCCAGCGGGGACAAGAAGCTCATAGATCCCAAAACTGGAGGCGTGAGCAGCACGGGCGTTGCCAAGATCATTATCAGCAAGCCGGATGGCGGCTCCCCCAGCATCAAGGCCAAGGTGACCCTGCAGAAGCCCGGAGAGGGCTCGGGGGAATCCATGCGCCCCCAGCTTTCTGGTCTCAAAGCCTCACCCCTGTTCAGCGGCTCCACGCCCAAGCATGACCGCTCTTCCCCCAGCCACAGCCGCTCGCCGGGCTACACGCCGCTCAACCACGACAGCGAGAGCGAGTCTGGCAGCAGCTCTGTGGCAGAGAAGTCCCACCAGAACAGCCCTAGCTCGGACGACGACCAGGCCATGAGGCCCGTGCCTCCGCAGGACTACATGAGCTCCATGCCTCTCAGCTCCGGGGAGAAGCACAAGAAGcacaagaaggagaagaagaagcagaaggagAGGGAACGCGAGAGGGacaaagatagagagagggagaagaagaagtCGTCCATGTCAACTGGGAACGTCTTGCACGGTCCCATGAAGGCTGACAGCTGGTCGCGGTCACCCATTTTGGCCTCGGACACATCTCTCTCTATGATGGGCTCGGACCGTCCCTCCCGCCCCAGTCCTGTCTACATGCGGAATGAGGACGATGACCTCATGGACTCGGCCCTCACTGGTAACCTATAA
- the med1 gene encoding mediator of RNA polymerase II transcription subunit 1 isoform X1 gives MAAVSMQGCSPNPARELTLSTQSGGNQALADRVKAEEGTEAEKQSRVNALLERLHAKHNASRPWQETSKVVRQAMEKRGQMNAAGHQLLLTCLETLQKALKVSSLPSMTDRLESIARQNMLGSHLSPSGTECYITSDMFYVEVQLDTAGQLVDVKVAHHGENPASCPELIQHLRDKNFEEFSKHLKGLVNLYKLPGDNKLKTKMYLALQSLELDLTKMMHMFRLATNANTVETILHGSVGLLTARSGGHLVSLQCYVSPYDVFEERTGSQLNFTDTNVPRSLGVSVSVTVEGTSSIYKLPIAPLITGSHPVDNKGTPSFSSVTNSNCVDLPASFFLKMNLPMPFSLSFIQRMGNATGIPVFETPPTLSPLYELIVQSQLQEEVGNPLTTPTHAMRFYASLPDQHHCYFLNGDAPVQDGHSLQGTLVSKIPFRHPAQVPALLDVIRHQAAANTLIGSCVKRTFIKDDTPGLLQFEVCPLTDSSFSVSFQHPVNESLVCVVMEVIDSRQVSCKLYKGLSDALICTDDFITKVVQRCMSIPVTMRAIRRKAETIQADTPALSLIAETVEIMVKKNLPPAGSPGYGMGTGVDPTNPMGLPGVGGGNTPTNSGGGNFAGPITSLFGINRSQSQGGECTPQGGAAGQQQQQQGGQSGDDFSKVTQNPILTSLLQITGAVGTSPTPQNSSSGSQPHQTPPPTSSPATNTKNHPMLMNLLKDNPAQDFAALYGSSPLERQNSSSGSPRTDGMGGTCPGSGTKGKKKRPRGMEKGGVPGAGGGGMGGMNKQQSGSMQPHHHQHQPTEDDFHRELFSMDVDASQNPIFDVNLPGDGLDTPHSITPAPSQCGTPPSGAGVSYHSQSHVQSQQQQQPPPGSSLPRMVRLSSSDSIGADINEILSDLPEQTGKGGSGSHGQHHLGSGEDGGPLGTPHRDSSSSGQGSAVFEADIFNTNSNENPFTNAADLIAEATATTPTSDSSSTNFFPDTVDFNPELLTSSHGFPQAYFDDSSPSADGDLDLVKGFGGSSQQNTPSGTPQNPTPHGQSTPDPSLKDPFDMSGMVFGGSSGGGKPLLGQALDLGDSHSSHMGGGQSPLMMAMGGGSSDFKSGEAKAKQQQQQGLMRMKDDNGGGSGRSSGMGMTGSSSTEGKQVKRSRTPSSEGKSKDKPPKRKKLDPDGKSPSHSTGGRPYTPPSGGSGSGGSIGGGSKSPGSSGRSQTPPGGATPPIPKITIQIPKGTLSGGKTSSHGGYTSSSSAGGGTGGAGSTSGSKSHHSHSSSSSGKIKSKEGTLGQGISSKPGSVGGGVGGGPPQMKSSSQGMGVGKPGSSPITKHGLSGSGSSGGGVGSGNKMKPQGGKPPGSLMNPNIKPNISPSHSRPSGSDKLSSTMKMQQSQVPGTPPSSKAKSPMGSGGGGLVGSKSSSGGGMGSQKQLGGGGSSSGSSSSTSSSSSSSSGSMPFSGGSQSQYGSSGGGGGGCGGGQGNNANNPNAKGKSPSRNKKPSLTAVIDKLKSVGGGGGPEDEGEPPVGGSGGTGGGGPGGGPPNLGPSSKHGMSSQGGEYPIKREKSEKEGKSKVSVSVGASGDKKLIDPKTGGVSSTGVAKIIISKPDGGSPSIKAKVTLQKPGEGSGESMRPQLSGLKASPLFSGSTPKHDRSSPSHSRSPGYTPLNHDSESESGSSSVAEKSHQNSPSSDDDQAMRPVPPQDYMSSMPLSSGEKHKKHKKEKKKQKERERERDKDREREKKKSSMSTGNVLHGPMKADSWSRSPILASDTSLSMMGSDRPSRPSPVYMRNEDDDLMDSALTGNL, from the exons AGCTGTCCGGAGCTGATTCAACACCTGAG GGATAAGAACTTTGAAGAGTTCTCCAAACATCTTAAGGGCCTAGTCAACCTGTACAAGCTTCCTGGAGACAA TAAGCTGAAAACAAAGATGTACCTTGCACTTCAATCCCTCGAGCTGGATCTTACGAAGATGATGCACATGTTCAG gttaGCCACCAACGCTAACACTGTGGAGACCATCCTTCATGGGAGCGTGGGCCTGCTGACAGCCAGGAGCGGGGGCCATCTTGTCTCCCTCCAGTGCTACGTGTCCCCGTACGATGTGTTTGAGGAAAGGACAGGCTCGCAGCTCAACTTCACCGACACAAATG TCCCTCGCTCTCTgggtgtgagtgtatctgtgacGGTGGAGGGGACCTCGTCAATCTACAAGCTACCCATCGCCCCCCTCATCACGGGATCTCACCCAGTGGACAACAAGGG AACCCCTTCCTTCTCGTCTGTGACCAACTCCAACTGTGTGGACCTTCCTGCCTCTTTCTTCCTCAAGATGAACCTGCCCatgcccttctccctctccttcatccAGAGGATGGGcaatgctacag GGATTCCTGTGTTTGAGACACCCCCCACCCTGTCGCCCCTCTACGAGCTCATCGTCCAGAGTCAACTCCAGGAGGAGGTGGGGAACCCCTTGACCACCCCCACACACGCCATGCGCTTCTACGCT TCGTTGCCCGACCAGCATCACTGCTACTTCCTGAATGGCGACGCCCCGGTGCAGGACGGGCACTCGCTGCAGGGGACGCTGGTGTCCAAGATCCCCTTCCGCCACCCAGCCCAGGTGCCCGCCCTACTGGATGTTATCAGGCACCAGGCGGCCGCCAACACGCTGATTGGCAGCTGCGTCAAGCGCACCTTCATCAAGGATG acACTCCAGGGCTGCTACAGTTTGAGGTGTGTCCTCTGACCGACTCCAGCTTCAGCGTCTCCTTCCAGCACCCTGTTAACGAGTCCCTAGTCTGTG TGGTTATGGAGGTGATTGACTCCAGGCAGGTGTCCTGTAAGCTGTACAAAGGCCTATCCGATGCCTTGATCTGCACTGACGATTTTATCACCAAAGTGGTCCAGAG GTGCATGTCCATCCCTGTCACCATGCGGGCCATCCGACGGAAAGCGGAGACCATCCAGGCAGACACGCCAGCCCTCTCCCTGATTGCCGAGACGGTGGAGATCATGGTGAAAAAGAACTTACCCCCTGCTGGAAGCCCCGGGTACGGCATGGGCACAGGGGTTGACCCCACCAACCCCATGGGGCTCCCGGGTGTCGGTGGAGGCAACACTCCCACGAACAGCGGGGGAGGTAACTTTGCCGGCCCAATCACATCTCTGTTCGGGATAAATCGCAGCCAAAGCCAGGGGGGAGAGTGTACACCCCAGGGTGGGGCAGCTggacagcaacagcagcagcagggggGTCAATCAGGGGACGACTTCAGCAAAGTGACCCAGAATCCAATTCTGACCAGCTTGCTGCAGATCACGGGCGCTGTGGGCACTAGCCCCACTCCCCAGAACAGCTCTTCCGGATCGCAACCCCACCAGACTCCgccccccacctcctcccctgCCACCAACACCAAGAACCACCCCATGTTAATGAACCTGCTGAAAGACAACCCCGCCCAGGACTTTGCTGCCCTCTATGGCTCGAGTCCCCTAGAGAGGCAGAACTCTTCCTCTGGGTCGCCACGTACTGATGGCATGGGTGGCACCTGCCCCGGAAGTGGCACCAAGGGCAAGAAGAAGCGTCCCAGAGGGATGGAGAAGGGTGGGGTGCCTGGGgcaggaggaggggggatgggAGGGATGAACAAGCAGCAGTCGGGGTCTATGCAGCctcaccaccaccagcaccagcCCACCGAGGACGACTTCCACCGCGAGCTCTTCTCCATGGACGTGGACGCCTCCCAGAATCCCATCTTCGACGTCAACCTGCCTGGCGATGGCTTGGACACGCCCCACAGCATCACCCCGGCGCCCAGTCAGTGCGGGACCCCGCCTTCTGGCGCCGGAGTGTCCTACCACTCGCAGTCACACGTCCAGTCCCAGCAACAACAGCAACCGCCTCCGGGATCATCCTTGCCTCGCATGGTACGCCTATCGAGCTCCGACAGCATCGGCGCAGACATAAACGAGATCTTGTCGGACTTACCCGAGCAGACGGGTAAAGGCGGCAGCGGTTCGCACGGGCAGCACCACCTGGGCAGCGGGGAGGACGGGGGCCCCCTGGGCACCCCGCACCGGGACTCGTCCAGCTCGGGACAGGGCAGCGCCGTGTTCGAGGCGGACATCTTCAACACCAACAGCAACGAGAACCCTTTCACGAACGCCGCCGACCTGATCGCTGAGGCGACCGCCACCACCCCTACTAGCGACTCCTCGTCCACCAACTTCTTCCCCGACACGGTGGACTTCAACCCCGAGCTGCTGACCTCCAGCCACGGCTTCCCCCAGGCCTACTTCGACGACAGCTCACCCAGCGCCGATGGAGACCTGGACCTGGTCAAAGGCTTCGGTGGGAGCAGCCAGCAGAACACGCCATCCGGCACCCCCCAGAACCCCACCCCGCACGGCCAGAGCACACCCGACCCCTCCCTCAAGGACCCCTTCGACATGTCAGGCATGGTGTTCGGGGGCAGCAGCGGAGGGGGCAAGCCACTGCTGGGTCAGGCCCTGGATCTAGGTGACTCGCACTCGTCCCACATGGGGGGAGGCCAGAGCCCTCTCATGATGGCCATGGGAGGGGGGAGCAGTGACTTCAAGAGCGGCGAGGCCAAAGccaaacagcagcagcagcagggacTTATGAGGATGAAGGATGACAATGGGGGCGGGAGTGGGCGCAGCTCAGGGATGGGGATGACCGGCAGCAGCTCCACTGAGGGGAAGCAGGTGAAGCGAAGCCGCACCCCTTCCAGCGAGGGCAAGTCCAAAGACAAGCCCCCCAAACGCAAAAAGCTTGATCCTGATGGGAAGTCCCCATCTCACAGCACAGGGGGGCGACCCTACACCCCACCCAGCGGAGGCTCAGGATCTGGAGGCAGCATTGGCGGAGGATCCAAGTCTCCCGGTAGCTCCGGGCGGTCGCAAACCCCACCAGGAGGTGCCACACCACCTATCCCTAAGATCACCATTCAGATTCCCAAAGGAACACTGTCTGGTGGGAAAACCTCGTCCCATGGCGGGTACACCTCAAGCAGTTCGGCGGGTGGTGGCACGGGGGGTGCAGGCAGCACTAGCGGAAGCAAGAGCCATCATTCCCACTCCTCGTCTTCCTCAGGCAAGATCAAGAGTAAGGAGGGCACCCTGGGCCAAGGCATCAGCTCCAAGCCTGGAAGCGTGGGAGGGGGTGTTGGAGGTGGACCCCCCCAGATGAAGAGCTCTTCTCAGGGAATGGGCGTGGGGAAGCCAGGCTCTTCTCCCATCACCAAACATGGACTCTCCGGGTCGGGAAGCAGTGGTGGCGGGGTTGGAAGTGGGAACAAGATGAAGCCGCAGGGGGGCAAGCCTCCCGGGTCCCTCATGAACCCCAACATCAAGCCCAACATTTCCCCCTCGCACTCTCGCCCCAGTGGCTCTGACAAGCTCTCTTCCACCATGAAGATGCAGCAGTCGCAAGTCCCAGGAACTCCGCCGTCCTCCAAGGCCAAGTCCCCCATGGGCTCAGGGGGCGGCGGCTTGGTAGGTTCTAAGTCGTCCTCCGGTGGGGGGATGGGATCTCAGAAGCAGCTGGGCGGTGGTGGTTCCTCTTCCGGCTCCTcgtcttccacctcctcctccagctcctcttcCTCTGGCTCAATGCCCTTTTCCGGAGGCTCCCAGTCTCAGTATGGCTctagtggaggtggagggggtggtTGTGGTGGGGGACAAGGGAACAACGCAAACAACCCCAACGCCAAAGGAAAGTCCCCCAGCCGCAACAAGAAGCCCTCGCTGACCGCCGTCATAGACAAGCTGAAGAGCGTCGGCGGGGGAGGGGGTCCTGAAGACGAGGGTGAACCGCCTGTTGGTGGCAGCGGTGGGACCGGTGGAGGCGGACCAGGGGGCGGGCCACCAAACCTCGGCCCCTCCTCCAAGCACGGAATGTCCTCTCAAGGCGGGGAGTACCCGATCAAACGAGAAAAGTCTGAGAAAGAGGGCAAGTCCAAAGTGTCTGTGTCGGTGGGAGCCAGCGGGGACAAGAAGCTCATAGATCCCAAAACTGGAGGCGTGAGCAGCACGGGCGTTGCCAAGATCATTATCAGCAAGCCGGATGGCGGCTCCCCCAGCATCAAGGCCAAGGTGACCCTGCAGAAGCCCGGAGAGGGCTCGGGGGAATCCATGCGCCCCCAGCTTTCTGGTCTCAAAGCCTCACCCCTGTTCAGCGGCTCCACGCCCAAGCATGACCGCTCTTCCCCCAGCCACAGCCGCTCGCCGGGCTACACGCCGCTCAACCACGACAGCGAGAGCGAGTCTGGCAGCAGCTCTGTGGCAGAGAAGTCCCACCAGAACAGCCCTAGCTCGGACGACGACCAGGCCATGAGGCCCGTGCCTCCGCAGGACTACATGAGCTCCATGCCTCTCAGCTCCGGGGAGAAGCACAAGAAGcacaagaaggagaagaagaagcagaaggagAGGGAACGCGAGAGGGacaaagatagagagagggagaagaagaagtCGTCCATGTCAACTGGGAACGTCTTGCACGGTCCCATGAAGGCTGACAGCTGGTCGCGGTCACCCATTTTGGCCTCGGACACATCTCTCTCTATGATGGGCTCGGACCGTCCCTCCCGCCCCAGTCCTGTCTACATGCGGAATGAGGACGATGACCTCATGGACTCGGCCCTCACTGGTAACCTATAA